From a region of the Pseudoxanthomonas sp. X-1 genome:
- a CDS encoding CTP synthase — translation MTPLIFVTGGVVSSLGKGIAAASLASILEARGLKVTMMKLDPYINVDPGTMSPFQHGEVYVTDDGAETDLDLGHYERFVRTRLSRKNSVTTGRIYENVIRKERRGDYLGATVQVIPHITDEIKRSIDEAVAGFDVGLIEIGGTVGDIESLPFLEAIRQIRTERGQEKAVFMHLTLVPYIAAAGELKTKPTQHSVKELRSIGIQPDVLLCRSEQEIPDGERRKIALFTNVSERAVISLRDVDVLYKIPLGLKEQGLDQFVVDRLKLPARQEADLREWEAAVDATVNPLDEVTIAVVGKYVDHKDAYKSVGEALKHGGLRQRTRVNLKWLESQDIEAGTADLEGVDGILVPGGFGDRGFEGKVLTAQYAREHGVPYFGICYGMQAAVVDYARHVCGLAGANSTENDKQSPHPVIGLITEWRTASGDVEKRDERSDLGGTMRLGLQEQRLKPGTLVRELYGSDVVAERHRHRYEFNNRYRTQLEDAGLVISAKSMDDTLVEMVELPRDTHPWYLACQAHPEFLSTPRDGHPLFVGFIRAARERKAGGKLLKEARA, via the coding sequence ATGACTCCCCTGATTTTCGTGACCGGCGGCGTGGTGTCCTCGCTTGGCAAGGGCATCGCCGCCGCGTCGCTGGCGTCCATTCTCGAAGCGCGTGGCCTGAAGGTCACGATGATGAAACTGGACCCCTACATCAACGTCGACCCGGGCACGATGAGCCCGTTCCAGCACGGTGAGGTCTACGTCACCGACGACGGCGCCGAGACCGACCTGGACCTGGGCCACTACGAGCGCTTCGTGCGCACGCGCCTGAGCCGCAAGAACTCGGTCACCACCGGGCGCATCTACGAGAACGTCATCCGCAAGGAGCGCCGCGGCGACTACCTGGGCGCGACCGTGCAGGTCATCCCGCACATCACCGACGAGATCAAGCGCAGCATCGACGAGGCCGTGGCCGGCTTCGACGTGGGCCTGATCGAGATCGGCGGCACGGTGGGCGACATCGAGTCGCTGCCGTTCCTGGAGGCGATCCGCCAGATCCGCACCGAGCGTGGCCAGGAGAAGGCCGTCTTCATGCACCTGACCCTGGTGCCGTACATCGCCGCGGCCGGCGAACTGAAGACCAAGCCCACCCAGCACTCGGTCAAGGAGCTGCGTTCGATCGGTATCCAGCCCGACGTGCTGCTGTGCCGCTCCGAGCAGGAGATCCCGGACGGCGAGCGCCGCAAGATCGCGCTGTTCACCAACGTCTCCGAGCGCGCCGTGATCAGCCTGCGCGATGTCGATGTGCTCTACAAGATTCCGCTGGGGCTGAAGGAGCAGGGGCTGGACCAGTTCGTGGTCGACCGCCTGAAGCTGCCGGCCAGGCAGGAGGCCGACCTGCGCGAATGGGAGGCCGCGGTCGATGCCACGGTCAACCCGCTGGACGAGGTCACCATCGCGGTGGTCGGCAAGTACGTGGACCACAAGGACGCCTACAAGTCGGTCGGCGAAGCGCTCAAGCACGGCGGCCTGCGCCAGCGCACGCGCGTGAACCTCAAGTGGCTCGAATCGCAGGACATCGAGGCCGGCACCGCCGACCTGGAGGGCGTTGACGGCATCCTGGTGCCGGGCGGCTTCGGCGATCGCGGCTTCGAGGGCAAGGTGCTGACCGCGCAATACGCGCGCGAGCACGGCGTGCCGTACTTCGGCATCTGCTACGGCATGCAGGCGGCGGTGGTGGACTATGCGCGTCATGTCTGCGGCCTGGCCGGCGCCAACAGCACCGAGAACGACAAGCAGTCCCCGCATCCGGTGATCGGCCTGATCACCGAGTGGCGCACCGCCTCGGGCGATGTGGAAAAGCGCGACGAGCGCTCCGATCTGGGCGGCACCATGCGCCTGGGTCTGCAGGAGCAGCGCCTCAAGCCCGGCACGCTGGTGCGCGAGCTGTACGGCAGCGACGTGGTCGCCGAGCGTCATCGCCATCGCTACGAGTTCAACAACCGCTATCGCACCCAGCTCGAGGACGCCGGCCTGGTGATCAGCGCCAAGTCGATGGACGACACGCTGGTGGAAATGGTCGAGCTGCCGCGCGACACGCACCCGTGGTACCTGGCCTGCCAGGCGCACCCGGAGTTCCTGTCCACCCCGCGCGATGGCCATCCGCTGTTCGTCGGCTTCATCCGCGCCGCGCGCGAGCGCAAGGCCGGCGGCAAGCTGCTCAAAGAAGCCAGGGCGTGA
- the ispF gene encoding 2-C-methyl-D-erythritol 2,4-cyclodiphosphate synthase: protein MRIGQGFDVHAFAPDGDHVMLGGVRVEHSRGVLAHSDGDVVIHALCDAILGALALGDIGRHFPPTDPRWEGADSTQFLEHCAGLARARGWQVGNADVTVMCERPKVGPHALAMCTHLAQVLGVAADAVSVKATTTEKLGFTGRGEGIAAQAVVLLVRA from the coding sequence ATCCGCATCGGACAGGGCTTCGACGTGCACGCCTTCGCGCCCGATGGCGATCACGTGATGCTGGGCGGCGTGCGCGTGGAGCACAGCCGCGGCGTGCTCGCGCACAGCGACGGCGATGTGGTGATCCATGCGCTGTGCGACGCCATCCTCGGCGCGCTGGCGCTGGGCGACATCGGCCGCCACTTCCCGCCGACCGACCCGCGCTGGGAAGGCGCCGACAGCACGCAGTTCCTCGAGCACTGCGCCGGCCTGGCGCGCGCGCGCGGCTGGCAGGTGGGCAATGCCGATGTGACCGTGATGTGCGAGCGGCCCAAGGTCGGCCCACACGCGCTGGCCATGTGCACGCATCTGGCGCAGGTGCTGGGCGTGGCCGCCGATGCGGTCAGCGTCAAGGCCACCACGACCGAAAAGCTGGGCTTCACCGGGCGTGGCGAAGGCATCGCCGCGCAGGCGGTGGTGCTGCTGGTGAGGGCATGA
- a CDS encoding copper homeostasis protein CutC, which translates to MAERVKLEIAANALESALAAQAGGADRVELCENLGEGGCTPSYGTLALARERLSIPLYALIRPRGGDFVYSPAEWEVMRRDIALCVRLGCDGVVIGALTAGGEIDTEGCASLVAAAGPLGVTFHRAFDSVGDPQSALEQIIALGCERVLTSGQAAGAPQGAAAIAAARAQAAGRLSVMAGAGLTPDNVAELVRRTGVAEVHASAKAFQAGQRHSDLPGLEGGYWRTDAGQVRALRARLDDIAASRA; encoded by the coding sequence ATGGCCGAGCGGGTGAAGCTGGAGATCGCGGCCAACGCGCTGGAATCGGCCCTGGCCGCGCAGGCCGGCGGCGCGGACCGGGTCGAGCTGTGCGAGAACCTGGGCGAGGGCGGCTGCACGCCGTCCTACGGCACCCTGGCGCTGGCGCGCGAGCGGCTGTCGATCCCGCTGTACGCGCTGATCCGCCCGCGCGGCGGCGATTTCGTCTATTCGCCGGCCGAGTGGGAGGTGATGCGTCGCGACATCGCCCTGTGCGTGCGCCTGGGCTGCGACGGCGTGGTGATCGGCGCGCTGACCGCCGGGGGCGAGATCGACACGGAGGGCTGCGCCTCCCTGGTCGCCGCCGCCGGGCCACTGGGCGTGACCTTCCACCGCGCTTTCGACAGCGTGGGCGACCCCCAGAGCGCCCTGGAGCAGATCATCGCCCTGGGCTGCGAGCGCGTGCTGACCTCCGGCCAAGCCGCAGGCGCGCCGCAGGGCGCGGCGGCCATCGCCGCCGCCCGCGCGCAGGCGGCCGGGCGGCTGTCGGTAATGGCCGGGGCCGGCCTGACGCCGGACAACGTGGCCGAACTGGTGCGCCGCACCGGCGTGGCCGAGGTCCATGCCTCGGCTAAGGCCTTCCAGGCCGGGCAGCGCCATAGCGACCTGCCCGGGCTCGAGGGCGGCTACTGGCGGACCGACGCCGGCCAGGTGCGCGCCCTGCGCGCGCGCCTGGACGACATCGCCGCAAGCCGGGCCTGA
- the kdsA gene encoding 3-deoxy-8-phosphooctulonate synthase, whose product MKLCGFEVGLDQPLFLIAGPCVIESMQLQLDVAGKLKEITGKLGMNFIFKSSFDKANRTSGTSFRGPGLEEGLKVLEAVKQQIGVPVLTDVHEYTPMNEVAAVVDVLQTPAFLVRQTDFIRNVCAAGRPVNIKKGQFLSPWDMKPVVEKAKSTGNQDILVCERGASFGYNNLVSDMRSLSVMRDTGCPVVFDATHSVQLPGGQGTSSGGQREFVPVLARAAVAVGVAGLFAETHPDPAHALSDGPNAWPLDKMEALLETLLALDSITKKNGFLEDGVKA is encoded by the coding sequence ATGAAACTCTGTGGATTTGAAGTCGGCCTGGACCAGCCGCTGTTCCTGATCGCCGGTCCCTGCGTGATCGAGTCGATGCAGCTGCAGCTGGACGTGGCCGGCAAGCTGAAGGAGATCACCGGCAAGCTGGGGATGAACTTCATCTTCAAGTCCAGCTTCGACAAGGCCAACCGCACCTCGGGCACGTCCTTCCGCGGCCCCGGCCTGGAAGAGGGACTCAAGGTGCTGGAGGCCGTGAAGCAGCAGATCGGCGTGCCGGTGCTGACCGACGTGCACGAGTACACGCCGATGAACGAAGTCGCCGCCGTCGTCGACGTGCTGCAGACCCCGGCCTTCCTGGTGCGCCAGACCGACTTCATCCGCAACGTCTGCGCCGCCGGCCGCCCGGTGAACATCAAGAAGGGCCAGTTCCTCTCGCCCTGGGACATGAAGCCGGTGGTGGAGAAGGCCAAGTCGACCGGCAACCAGGACATCCTGGTGTGCGAGCGCGGCGCCTCCTTCGGCTACAACAACCTGGTCAGCGACATGCGCTCGCTGTCGGTGATGCGCGATACCGGCTGCCCGGTGGTGTTCGACGCGACCCATTCGGTGCAGCTGCCGGGCGGGCAGGGCACCAGTTCGGGCGGCCAGCGCGAGTTCGTGCCGGTGCTGGCGCGCGCGGCGGTGGCCGTGGGCGTGGCCGGCCTGTTCGCCGAGACCCACCCCGACCCGGCCCATGCCCTGTCCGACGGCCCCAATGCCTGGCCACTGGACAAGATGGAAGCGCTGCTGGAGACGCTGCTGGCGCTGGATTCGATCACCAAGAAGAACGGCTTCCTGGAAGACGGCGTCAAGGCCTGA
- a CDS encoding N(4)-(beta-N-acetylglucosaminyl)-L-asparaginase, which yields MSTRRTFLQSSLLVAGAAALPRGLAQAGASGAKVVSTWDFGVPANQAAWAVLGKGGSAIDAVEAGARWAETGQCNSTVGRCGYPDRDGHVTLDASIMKGDGSCGSVAAIEGIDHPISVARLVMEKTPHVMLVGAGAQQFAVEQGFTMRDLRTPEAEKAWKEWLKTSRYAPEINVERRGLPGNKENHDTIGMLAIDASGKLAGACTTSGMAWKMRGRVGDSPIIGAGLYVDNDVGGATASGVGEEMIRNAASFLVVELMRQGRSPADACREAIERVVAKRPEASKTLQVCFLALNKHGEVGAFALHKGFVYAVCDASRQDALLPSPSIYATEQT from the coding sequence ATGTCCACCCGCCGCACCTTCCTGCAGTCCTCGCTTCTGGTCGCCGGCGCGGCGGCGCTGCCGCGTGGCCTGGCCCAGGCCGGCGCCAGTGGCGCCAAGGTGGTCTCGACCTGGGACTTCGGCGTGCCGGCCAACCAGGCCGCCTGGGCGGTGCTGGGCAAGGGCGGCAGCGCGATCGACGCGGTCGAGGCCGGCGCGCGCTGGGCCGAGACCGGGCAGTGCAATTCCACGGTGGGGCGCTGCGGCTATCCGGACCGCGACGGCCACGTGACCCTGGACGCCAGCATCATGAAGGGCGACGGCAGCTGCGGCTCGGTCGCGGCGATCGAGGGCATCGACCACCCCATCTCGGTGGCGCGCCTGGTCATGGAGAAGACCCCGCACGTGATGCTGGTGGGCGCCGGTGCGCAGCAGTTCGCGGTCGAACAGGGCTTCACCATGCGTGACCTGCGCACGCCCGAGGCCGAGAAGGCCTGGAAGGAATGGCTCAAGACCTCCAGGTACGCGCCGGAGATCAACGTCGAACGCCGCGGCCTGCCCGGCAACAAGGAAAACCACGACACCATCGGCATGCTGGCCATCGACGCCAGCGGCAAGCTGGCCGGCGCCTGCACCACCAGCGGCATGGCCTGGAAGATGCGCGGCCGGGTCGGCGACAGCCCGATCATCGGTGCCGGCCTGTACGTGGACAACGACGTCGGCGGCGCCACCGCCTCGGGCGTGGGCGAGGAGATGATCCGCAACGCCGCCAGCTTCCTGGTGGTCGAACTGATGCGCCAGGGGCGCAGCCCGGCCGACGCCTGCCGCGAGGCCATCGAACGGGTGGTCGCCAAGCGCCCGGAGGCCAGCAAGACGCTGCAGGTGTGCTTCCTGGCGCTGAACAAGCACGGCGAGGTCGGCGCGTTCGCGCTGCACAAGGGCTTCGTCTACGCGGTCTGCGATGCCAGCAGGCAGGACGCGCTGCTGCCGTCGCCGTCGATCTACGCCACCGAGCAGACCTGA
- the parE gene encoding DNA topoisomerase IV subunit B, with product MNTRYNAADIEVLSGLDPVKRRPGMYTDTSRPNHLAQEVIDNSVDEALGGHARTVEVTLYKDGSVEVADDGRGMPVDIHPEEKIPGVELILTRLHAGGKFSNKNYTFSGGLHGVGVSVVNALSTLVEIHIKREGAEHRITFRDGDRASPLEVVGTVGKKNTGTRLRFWPDPKYFDTPKINVRALRHLLRAKAVLCPGLTVKLIDEATGEQDSWHYEDGLRDYLRGELAGRELLPAELFVGVLKKDTEVVDWAVAWVPEGELVQESYVNLIPTAQHGTHVNGLRSGLTDALREFCDFRNLLPRGIKLAPEDVWDRVAFVLSLKMTDPQFSGQTKERLSSRQAAGFIEGAAHDAFSLWLNQHVDIGLQIAQIAIDRASARLKTEKQIVRKKVTSGPALPGKLADCISQDLSRTELFLVEGDSAGGSAKQARDKDFQAIMPLRGKILNTWEVASGSVLASEEVHNLAIAIGCDPGKDDITGLRYGKVVILADADSDGLHIATLLSALFLKHFPALVAAGHVFVAMPPLFRVDVGKQVFYALDEEEKRLLLEKIAREKLKGQVNVTRFKGLGEMNPSQLRESAIHPDTRRLVQLTVDDAEQTTGLMDMLLAKKRAGDRKAWLETKGDLASLEV from the coding sequence ATGAATACCCGTTACAACGCTGCCGACATCGAAGTCCTCTCCGGCCTGGACCCGGTCAAGCGCCGGCCAGGCATGTACACCGACACCTCGCGCCCCAATCACCTGGCGCAGGAGGTCATCGACAACTCGGTGGACGAGGCCCTGGGCGGCCATGCCAGGACCGTGGAGGTCACGCTGTACAAGGACGGCAGCGTCGAGGTGGCCGACGACGGCCGCGGCATGCCGGTGGACATCCACCCGGAGGAGAAGATCCCCGGCGTCGAGCTGATCCTGACCCGCCTGCACGCCGGCGGCAAGTTCAGCAACAAGAACTACACCTTCTCCGGCGGCCTGCACGGCGTGGGCGTGAGCGTGGTCAACGCGCTGTCCACGCTGGTGGAGATCCACATCAAGCGCGAAGGCGCCGAGCACCGCATCACCTTCCGCGACGGCGACCGCGCCAGCCCGCTGGAAGTGGTCGGCACCGTCGGCAAGAAGAACACCGGCACGCGCCTGCGCTTCTGGCCCGACCCGAAGTACTTCGACACGCCCAAGATCAACGTGCGCGCCCTGCGCCACCTGCTGCGCGCCAAGGCCGTGCTGTGCCCAGGCCTGACGGTCAAGCTCATCGACGAGGCCACAGGCGAGCAGGACAGCTGGCACTACGAGGACGGCCTGCGCGACTACCTCAGGGGCGAGCTGGCCGGGCGCGAGCTGCTGCCGGCCGAACTGTTCGTCGGCGTCCTGAAGAAGGACACCGAGGTGGTGGACTGGGCCGTGGCCTGGGTGCCGGAAGGCGAGCTGGTGCAGGAGAGCTACGTCAACCTGATCCCCACCGCCCAGCACGGCACCCACGTCAACGGCCTGCGCTCGGGCCTGACCGATGCGCTGCGCGAGTTCTGCGACTTCCGCAACCTGCTGCCGCGCGGGATCAAGCTGGCGCCGGAAGACGTGTGGGACCGGGTCGCCTTCGTGCTCAGCCTGAAGATGACCGACCCGCAGTTCTCCGGCCAGACCAAGGAGCGCCTGTCCTCGCGCCAGGCCGCCGGCTTCATCGAGGGCGCCGCGCACGACGCCTTCAGCCTGTGGCTCAACCAGCACGTGGACATCGGCCTGCAGATCGCCCAGATCGCCATCGACCGCGCCAGCGCGCGGCTGAAGACCGAGAAGCAGATCGTCCGCAAGAAGGTCACCTCCGGCCCGGCCCTGCCCGGCAAGCTGGCCGACTGCATCAGCCAGGACCTCTCGCGCACCGAGCTGTTCCTAGTGGAGGGCGACTCGGCCGGCGGCAGCGCCAAGCAGGCGCGCGACAAGGACTTCCAGGCGATCATGCCGCTGCGCGGCAAGATCCTTAACACCTGGGAGGTGGCCTCCGGCAGCGTGCTGGCCTCCGAGGAAGTGCACAACCTGGCCATCGCCATCGGCTGCGACCCGGGCAAGGACGACATCACCGGCCTGCGCTACGGCAAGGTGGTGATCCTGGCCGACGCCGACTCCGACGGCCTGCACATCGCCACCCTGCTCTCGGCGCTGTTCCTCAAGCATTTCCCGGCGCTGGTCGCCGCCGGCCATGTGTTCGTGGCGATGCCGCCGCTGTTCCGCGTGGACGTGGGCAAGCAGGTGTTCTACGCGCTGGACGAGGAGGAGAAGCGCCTGCTGCTGGAGAAGATCGCGCGCGAGAAGCTCAAGGGCCAGGTCAATGTGACCCGCTTCAAGGGCCTGGGCGAGATGAACCCCTCACAGCTGCGCGAATCGGCCATCCATCCCGACACCCGCCGCCTGGTGCAGCTGACCGTGGACGACGCCGAGCAGACCACCGGCCTGATGGACATGCTGCTGGCCAAGAAGCGGGCCGGCGACCGCAAGGCATGGCTGGAGACGAAGGGAGACCTGGCATCGCTGGAGGTCTGA
- a CDS encoding AIM24 family protein, whose translation MAIRSLHEFVAASAEKDLGMEAFELESPHLLEVRVNGLVWAKAGAMVARLGGIRFTRQGLREQGLGTLLKKMASGEGLQLMKVEGQGRVYLADKGKKITLLRLAGESIYVNGNDVLAIESGIEARITMMRKIAGMLSGGLFNMRLSGHGVVAITSHYEPLTLRVDRHSGPVFTDPNATVAWSGGLTPEIITDISLGTLLGRGSGESVQLRFAGEGWVVVQPYEETALRRAN comes from the coding sequence ATGGCCATCCGCAGCCTGCACGAGTTCGTCGCCGCCTCCGCCGAGAAGGATCTCGGCATGGAGGCCTTCGAACTGGAAAGCCCGCACCTGCTGGAAGTGCGCGTCAATGGCCTGGTCTGGGCGAAGGCCGGGGCGATGGTCGCGCGCCTGGGAGGCATCAGGTTCACACGCCAGGGATTGCGCGAGCAGGGCCTGGGCACGCTGCTGAAGAAGATGGCCAGCGGCGAGGGCCTGCAGCTGATGAAGGTCGAGGGACAGGGACGGGTCTACCTGGCGGACAAGGGCAAGAAGATCACCCTGCTGCGCCTGGCGGGCGAGTCGATCTACGTCAACGGCAACGATGTGCTCGCGATCGAGTCCGGTATCGAGGCGCGCATCACCATGATGCGCAAGATCGCCGGGATGCTGTCGGGCGGGCTGTTCAACATGCGCCTGTCGGGGCACGGGGTCGTGGCGATCACCTCGCATTACGAACCCCTGACCCTGCGGGTGGACCGTCACAGCGGCCCGGTGTTCACCGATCCCAACGCCACCGTGGCCTGGTCCGGTGGATTGACGCCGGAGATCATCACCGACATCAGCCTGGGCACCTTGCTGGGACGCGGCTCGGGCGAAAGCGTGCAGCTGCGCTTCGCCGGCGAGGGCTGGGTGGTGGTGCAGCCGTACGAGGAAACCGCCCTGCGGCGCGCCAACTGA
- a CDS encoding glucokinase, whose product MQVAARETAGALGQSGIQQLIAADVGGTYARLGLVDLAPGGAPRLRLHRRYAGADFPSLAAVLLRFAEDVRAEGHDCPACAVVAIAGLLQGDELLNANLPWPVSLADTRRQAGLERLHLINDFQALAWALPHVDADQFRPLAGEAASSVQFPALLLGPGTGLGAALAMQGPEGFRVWPSEAGHAALAAATDLELDVVRVLQRRFGHVDNERALSGTGLMHLYTALCELRGATPVFATAAELVAAAEDQRDGLAVECLDLFCQWLGSLAGDLAITFCARSVYLAGGLAGHLGQHLEAGGFMRRFHDKGVLSSALRQVPVACIAHGQLGIIGAAAWCAAQPDLF is encoded by the coding sequence GTGCAAGTCGCCGCCCGTGAGACAGCGGGCGCCCTCGGCCAGTCCGGGATCCAACAGCTGATCGCCGCCGACGTCGGCGGCACCTACGCCCGCCTGGGCCTGGTCGATCTGGCCCCCGGCGGTGCGCCGCGGCTGCGGTTGCACCGTCGCTATGCCGGCGCCGACTTCCCCAGCCTGGCCGCCGTGCTGCTGCGCTTCGCCGAGGACGTGCGGGCCGAGGGCCACGATTGCCCGGCCTGCGCCGTGGTCGCCATCGCCGGCCTGCTGCAGGGCGACGAGCTGCTCAACGCCAATCTGCCCTGGCCGGTGTCCCTGGCCGACACCCGGCGGCAGGCCGGCCTTGAGCGGCTGCACCTGATCAACGATTTCCAGGCCCTGGCCTGGGCGCTGCCGCACGTGGACGCCGACCAGTTCCGGCCGCTGGCGGGCGAGGCGGCCAGCAGCGTGCAGTTCCCTGCGCTGCTGCTGGGGCCCGGCACCGGGCTGGGCGCGGCGCTGGCGATGCAGGGGCCGGAGGGATTCCGCGTCTGGCCCAGTGAGGCCGGGCATGCGGCGCTGGCCGCGGCCACCGACCTGGAGCTGGACGTGGTGCGCGTGCTGCAGCGCCGTTTCGGCCACGTGGACAACGAGCGCGCGCTGTCGGGCACCGGCCTGATGCATCTGTACACCGCCCTGTGCGAACTGCGCGGCGCCACGCCGGTGTTCGCCACCGCCGCCGAGCTGGTGGCCGCGGCCGAAGACCAGCGCGACGGGCTGGCGGTCGAGTGCCTGGACCTGTTCTGCCAGTGGCTGGGCAGCCTGGCCGGCGATCTGGCCATCACTTTCTGCGCGCGCTCGGTCTATCTGGCCGGCGGCCTGGCCGGGCATCTGGGCCAGCACCTGGAGGCCGGCGGCTTCATGCGCCGCTTCCACGACAAGGGCGTGCTGTCCAGCGCCCTGCGGCAGGTGCCGGTGGCGTGCATCGCGCACGGCCAACTGGGCATCATCGGCGCGGCCGCCTGGTGCGCGGCCCAGCCCGACCTCTTCTGA
- the eno gene encoding phosphopyruvate hydratase, with protein sequence MTNIAKIHAREILDSRGNPTLEAEVTLTDGSFGRAAVPSGASTGAKEAVELRDGDKTRYLGKGVRKAVEHVNTSIANALTGFDAADQEGLDRRLIDLDGTENKGRLGANALLGVSLANAHAVAASEGKPLWRHLADTSEHPADWQPTLPVPMMNIINGGAHADNNVDFQEFMVLPVGFASFSESLRAGTEIFHALKSVLKGHGLSTAVGDEGGFAPDFRSNVEALDTILEAIGKAGYTAGEDILLGLDVASSEFHDNGKYNLVGENKRLTSEQFVDFLADWAAQYPIITIEDGMAEDDWTGWKQLTERLGKTVQLVGDDLFVTNPKIFKEGIESHTANAILIKVNQIGTLTETLEAIAMAHHAGYAAIVSHRSGETEDTTIADIAVATTATQIKTGSLCRSDRVAKYNQLLRIEEALGSAARYAGRGAFVSIKR encoded by the coding sequence ATGACCAACATCGCCAAGATCCACGCCCGCGAAATCCTCGACTCCCGTGGCAATCCCACGCTGGAGGCGGAAGTCACGCTCACCGATGGTTCCTTTGGCCGTGCGGCCGTGCCCTCCGGCGCCTCGACCGGTGCCAAGGAGGCGGTGGAACTGCGCGACGGCGACAAGACCCGCTACCTGGGCAAGGGCGTGCGCAAGGCGGTCGAGCACGTCAATACCTCCATCGCCAACGCGCTGACCGGTTTCGACGCGGCCGACCAGGAAGGCCTGGACCGCCGCCTGATCGATCTGGACGGCACCGAGAACAAGGGCCGCCTGGGCGCCAATGCGCTGCTGGGCGTGTCGCTGGCCAATGCCCACGCCGTGGCCGCCTCGGAAGGCAAGCCGCTGTGGCGCCACCTGGCCGACACCAGCGAGCATCCGGCCGACTGGCAGCCGACCCTGCCGGTGCCGATGATGAACATCATCAACGGCGGTGCCCACGCCGACAACAACGTGGACTTCCAGGAGTTCATGGTGCTGCCCGTGGGCTTCGCCTCGTTTTCCGAGTCGCTGCGCGCCGGCACCGAGATCTTCCACGCGCTCAAGAGCGTGCTGAAGGGCCATGGCCTGAGCACCGCGGTGGGTGACGAGGGCGGCTTCGCCCCGGATTTCCGCAGCAACGTCGAGGCGCTGGACACCATCCTGGAGGCCATCGGCAAGGCCGGCTATACCGCCGGCGAGGACATCCTGCTGGGCCTGGACGTGGCCTCCAGCGAGTTCCACGACAACGGCAAGTACAACCTGGTGGGCGAGAACAAGCGCCTGACCTCCGAGCAGTTCGTCGATTTCCTCGCCGACTGGGCCGCGCAGTACCCGATCATCACCATCGAGGACGGCATGGCCGAGGACGACTGGACCGGCTGGAAGCAGCTGACCGAGCGCCTGGGCAAGACGGTGCAGCTGGTCGGCGACGACCTGTTCGTCACCAATCCGAAGATCTTCAAGGAAGGCATCGAGTCGCACACGGCCAACGCCATCCTGATCAAGGTCAACCAGATCGGCACGCTGACCGAGACGCTGGAAGCCATCGCCATGGCCCACCACGCCGGCTACGCGGCGATCGTCTCGCACCGTTCGGGCGAGACCGAGGACACCACCATCGCCGACATCGCTGTGGCCACCACCGCCACGCAGATCAAGACCGGCTCGCTGTGCCGCTCCGACCGCGTGGCCAAGTACAACCAGCTGCTGCGCATCGAGGAGGCGCTGGGCTCGGCCGCGCGCTACGCCGGCCGCGGCGCGTTCGTGTCGATCAAGCGCTGA
- the ftsB gene encoding cell division protein FtsB — protein sequence MAKWRWLLLVLVGLLAFLQYHLWFGRGSSGEVIAMRAQVASQTRENEGLRQRNAALAAEVEDLKSGEAAVEERARSELGMIKPGEKFYRVVDTAPAQGDAPLPAPPSAPAASEPAPISEEDAAQAEGN from the coding sequence ATGGCCAAGTGGCGCTGGCTCTTGCTGGTGCTGGTGGGACTGCTGGCCTTCCTGCAGTACCACCTGTGGTTCGGCCGCGGCAGCTCGGGCGAGGTGATCGCCATGAGGGCGCAGGTGGCCAGCCAGACCCGCGAGAACGAAGGCCTGCGCCAGCGCAACGCGGCGCTGGCCGCCGAGGTCGAGGACCTGAAGTCCGGCGAGGCGGCCGTGGAGGAACGCGCGCGCAGCGAGCTGGGCATGATCAAGCCCGGCGAGAAGTTCTATCGCGTGGTCGACACCGCGCCGGCGCAGGGCGATGCGCCGCTGCCCGCGCCGCCGTCGGCCCCGGCCGCCAGCGAACCGGCGCCGATTTCCGAAGAAGACGCCGCGCAGGCGGAGGGCAATTGA